ttggtcaaatattgttaaatttgaaaattttaaaacaatgagagtattttgattataatgtaatttaaatccacattaatatcaacaggTGTACAATTCCACCTTATAAtttacatcattttacatgtattattgagaAATTAAAAGGTATAgataaaatgcaaatttaaagtTTCTTACATTTCTATAATTCTATCCAGTCAATAAAATATTCCCAAattcatttaatcattattatttaaaataacgacaaaaaatgatcaaaatgtcTACTTAGAAGATTTCAAGACACACAGGTCTTGCATaatcagacccccccccccccccccctcccccctttaaGAAATCTTTGGGCTCACCTCGCTCCTGGTAGTGAGAACAATTTTAGCCAattttaatttgcaaaattCTGCATATACCATTTTAAGGATTGATAGTTTTGAATTTAGTAAGTCCGATCAAAAAACTAATGCTACTTAATAAAACGGAAGGAATGTTTTATCGTACGACTTACTGCATCACACGACGATCACTGTCAATTACATGTTTGAAAATGGCCGgcatgtttgaataaatttcttttatttcatagGGAAAACGTTTAGATAAAACAAGATGGTAAAATTGACAGCTGAATTAATAGAACAGTCGGCCCAGTATACAAACCCAGTTCGTGATAGGGAGCTGGATTTAAGAGGTAAAGTTGTCAAATTTATTCACtaaatgaaaactaaaattttcagTTCGCGCGTCCTCTGTCTTCATTAACTCCAATCACAGGTCTCTGATATGTCTATCAGTCATCCGTTAAATGTAATGGAAGAGATATATGTATACCCTATctatacataattatttatatatagatagggTATATCTATTTCCCTTCACATAAATTTAACGGCTTATTCGGATAGAAATTCAGAGGCTTGTGCCAAAATATCATATCTTCAAAGTTTGTGGCTAATGGATGAGTTCAGGtaaagatgtattttaaaactgaTTGATTTACGGACATTCTCAAAGAGAAGGGTGACATTTGCATGTAGAGGGATGTTACTTGGCCAGGtctacaatatttaattttgtctACAGGACTCGGCAATTTTATCATTGTTCAAGATAAATAAGAAACAGACAAAATCCTACCAGAGAATCCACAGGATGGCAGAGTTTTATCGCGTTTCTCTAATTTGTTATCCTACCAACACTGAACACCACAAATTAACTCCTCATGATCAGTTAACCgtgttatttaataaattactGATATTTATTTTCCTACATTGTAAAAAATTCCCGTTTAAAgtcattttaattgtatttctgCTTATCTCAATCTTAAAcagtttcaataaaaaaatatgtacaaaaataaattaatccaaaaaattttatcagtaagttttgttaattttttattatagaaaaaacaaaacccaaTATCTTAAAGTTAGTCATTTTTAAACTCTAGGGgattcaaaatcagttcgctatatccatgTATTTGTTCTTACAACTTTATTTAACTGCAAAATTTGACAACTATTTTCTACGAAAAAATTTGCTATATTCGAGAACTTATTATTTCAATGTTTGCACTAAATGAGGATTActggaattttgaaaaaattgtgtgaGTTTTTGTGAGAACCTTTAAATGGGAAAAATGTTAGATTTCAGCACTGATATGAAtctccattaaaaaaaacaactgtttttgttcattatatCAATTTCTCCAGGAAATTGTCCAAAAATAATGGAAATGGTTGTTTTGATCAGAATAATCACTATAgaatgtatttatattatgGAATGCATGTATCATATTCTATGATCAATTAACCATGCTATCTCATTTATTTTGATGCCATTCAATTTTGCtatatttttcacaaattatttaaatttaatttgcagGTTACAAAATTCCAGTGATTGAGAATATGGGTGCAACTCTGGTATTTATGTTTACtatattgatacaaaataattataattttttaactgaAATCTTATTGGAAATAAAGTATGGAATCTTATTGGAAATAGTTTCAAATGGAAATCATTTGGGTATTAACAAAGTTAACTATGTTTTAATCCttagatctaattttaattacagGACCAGTTTGACACTATTGATCTATCAGACAACGACATAAGGAAATTCGATGGATTCCCTATTCTTCTCCGACTAAAAACTGTTTTACTCAATAACAACAGAGTTGTGTAAGTATTGAATTATGAGTTTATTGAGTTCACCATTCGGGGTGGTTTTGGTCTGTTCAAGAGTTGGTTGTATAAAACTGCTTGAAGTGTCAATGGTTAAATTCCAATGTTGGATATAAAAATTGGACCTACAAGCTTTAGACCTTCTTGTCAGCTAGAGGGTGTGCACACTCGCAACAAGGATCTCTCACTGTTCCATGGCTGTGGGCTGAACAATATTCTCATGTTATCTTTTTGAGGTCCTTCATCAGGAATTATTTATATCTTGTTATGTCTCAGTACAGTTACGCATGCCTTATTGAAAGatcaaatttacaaaaacaaagaaaatacaaTGCAGTTACAATTCAGTAATGGCAGTAGAGAGACTTGTGGTAATGGACCAACTTTTAACAACACATTTTATGTCCAAATGTTATACCGTACTCTTTCATCTTTGAACTCTCTCTGGCTTGCAGAAGAATTGGTGAGGACTTGCATGAATGTCTTCCCAACTTAGAATCATTGGTTCTATCCAACAACAGCATGACAGAGTTAGGGGACTTGGATCCACTCTCCAATTTGAAATCATTACAACACCTCAGGTACGAGTTTTTATTCTCTGACTGATTAAGatttcgaaaaatttgaattatacaattttgttaGATACTTCTCAAAATTGATCAAGCAACATGTCTATATATATGtgatttgaatgaaaaaaaaaattgtttcttttgATTGCAGTTTACTCCGAAATCCTGTCCAGTCAAAGAAACATTACAGATTATACATTGTTCATAAGATTCCTCAACTGAGAGTGTTGGACTTTCAAAGAATCAGGCAGAAGGTGAAGTGACGTTAACCTTTCCCTAAATggataattatttaaaagatgaaagaaCTGTGTGCGGTATCATCCATTTTTTGACcctaaaattaaagttttataaagagcCTTAATAATAAAGTcgaagatagttaaaatcattttgaaaataagggTGTAAAAGGTTACCACCACattgacgtcataatgtagaaatgatgtCATGAAGATTGCCTTTTTTTAGTAAATCAATGtcttgtagcaaaatatgggtgttttctgATGTTTTtttgactgggaaacatcgagcgcaggcttgctcaagtaccatttttaaccaggttttccaacggaaaaatccagttattaaaatggtgaaaatggcaggcgggcggctgccaaaagggtaccctcattgtacggataactccccctacagttctcaagataggaagttattcttttgcagatcaattgtacatatatcagaggtgtgcatattgctaggattttgatttctgataatttatgaaaaaaataccagcttttgaacttagtcattttctggcaaaatattgcatatagggtaccctcattgtacggataattcCCTcgacagttctcaagataggaagttattcttgtgcagatcaattatacatatatcagaggtgcgCATATtactaggattttgatttccgataatttatgaaaaaaacaccagcttttgaacttagtcattttttggcaaaatattgcatatagggtaacCTCATtatacggataactcctcctacagttttcaagataagaagttgttcttttgcagatcaattgtacttatTTTAGAggtattgctaggattttgatttccgataatttatgaaaaaaacccagcttttgaacttagtctttttgggggcaaaatattgcatatagggtactccatttcactggatacaggttgacatggattatggatacagtttacataaatgaaaacccggtttgctgtcacattgacagcttttcacttgtgtagtataatgtgtataattatctgaagaaaaacatatattaaaatcgtacttgagcaaacctgcgctctatacttccgaatgaaaaatataaaacaaaaatgagaaCATTTTTACTTGTTTGGAAATTTgtgggaattaggtcatttaggtgacgtcatagataaacagcgtatgagtaatgatgactaaaatcaagattaaagtgataggtGTCGTCTGAACTATGAtatatgaagatttgatttttatatgatactttttaaaaattggttaaaattggaggcagatatttgaccataccacACATAGTCCTTTGCATGTACTGGTAAAATACAAAGACATATTTAAAAAGACATAATATATAAATCTTATTCTATAGGAAAGAGAGGCAGCTGCTAAAATGTTTAAAGGCAAAAAAGGACAAGCTCTTGCCTCAGATATTGGTAAACGCAGTAAAACATTTGTACCTGGAGAGAAGATTCCTGAGAAGAAAACCGGGCCATCTAAGGAAGACATAGAACTCATCAAGGTCAGTCAAATATCAATGCATGTCTTATTTGTATCCATGTCTAAAAAAATAGTTACCGGTGATAGTATTGGATAGACCATTTGCAGTCATAtaacaaaaacttgatttgATAGAGGAAGAATAAGAGGTGGAGCAGTAAAATTACATCTAGAAACAGTTGTCTAGACTTCCAAATCTTTTActcagttttgattttttttttggcatatgTTGATAGACATTTTTgcacaaattcaaatttattacaCATTCTGTGGTTTTGCTGTTGGAGTAATATATCCCACTGTTATTCTATAATTTTGTCCATTTTAAATTGAGTATCTgttgatttttctttactaattcaattttaattctcTAGTTCATATATAACTCTGGTAGATTTGGCAGCATTGTCAAAATAGGATAGTTTGTGTTTTTATCTGAGTACCAGCACATGCTCTGTGTGAAACACATTTAAGACAAAAAGCTATTTATCAAATGAATTccaaatatttatataacaacttgttttgtttcatttatacTAGCCATTAACCATTTATTGATGTTTGGTTGTAGATGGCAATTGCCAAAGCTAAAACTCTGAATGAAGTGGAGAGATTAAACCAAATGCTTAAAACAGGAGTCATCCCAGGCAAGGAGTTGAAAAAACTCAGGGGTAAGTGCAATGAGTCAAAAGTGATCACAAAAGATTTGGGATTTGAAAAGGAGTAAACTTACTGTGTGGCTTTTAAATATAACTACAGAATCCAGGaaatattaattgtacatgtattatcatgcATGTTTCTTTGCAGTTGGTATTCAAATTTTAGTAATGATTAAAGTATTTCGGATTATTTTCCACTAATGTCAGAGATGATTGTACAGTGTCTTGTATTGATTATAGGGGAGAGGGTAGAGGAAGAGGAGGATGAGGATATGGAGGTGGTCAATGGAACCTGAGAGAGAGGACACCGGCTGGTCTCAGCTACCCACACTAACCCACATATTTGTACGTATATGGCtttaattttatgcaaaatgggACAGGGAGGGATCACAATGTTGCAACATGTCAGTGCTCGTTTTACAGATATTGTAGaaactttaaaatcaaacatt
This portion of the Magallana gigas chromosome 7, xbMagGiga1.1, whole genome shotgun sequence genome encodes:
- the LOC105324065 gene encoding U2 small nuclear ribonucleoprotein A', producing the protein MVKLTAELIEQSAQYTNPVRDRELDLRGYKIPVIENMGATLDQFDTIDLSDNDIRKFDGFPILLRLKTVLLNNNRVVRIGEDLHECLPNLESLVLSNNSMTELGDLDPLSNLKSLQHLSLLRNPVQSKKHYRLYIVHKIPQLRVLDFQRIRQKEREAAAKMFKGKKGQALASDIGKRSKTFVPGEKIPEKKTGPSKEDIELIKMAIAKAKTLNEVERLNQMLKTGVIPGKELKKLRGERVEEEEDEDMEVVNGT